One window from the genome of Thermovirga sp. encodes:
- a CDS encoding glutamine--tRNA ligase (catalyzes a two-step reaction, first charging a glutamine molecule by linking its carboxyl group to the alpha-phosphate of ATP, followed by transfer of the aminoacyl-adenylate to its tRNA), with the protein MNEQLEIGSSFIEQIVRQDLESGKVGKVITRFPPEPNGYLHIGHAKSICLNFGIAEQFGGECNLRFDDTNPSKEESEYVESIIEDVTWL; encoded by the coding sequence ATGAATGAACAGTTAGAAATAGGAAGCAGTTTCATCGAGCAGATCGTTCGACAAGACCTCGAATCGGGAAAGGTCGGCAAGGTGATAACACGATTTCCCCCGGAACCTAATGGTTATCTTCATATAGGGCATGCTAAATCCATATGCCTTAATTTTGGGATTGCCGAACAGTTTGGTGGCGAGTGTAACCTGAGGTTTGACGATACCAATCCGAGCAAGGAAGAGTCGGAGTACGTGGAATCTATAATTGAAGATGTGACCTGGCTCG